The proteins below are encoded in one region of Vibrio tubiashii:
- a CDS encoding LLM class flavin-dependent oxidoreductase, whose product MNTQNKRTMKLGCFMPAPGHHIAAWRHPSCQPDGGLDIEYYCSLAQKAEEGLFDMIFLSDGVGVRTHYRNNDELSRQGRTVHFEPLTLLSAIAMVTQRIGLVATASTSYNEPFHIARKYASLDYISHGRAGWNVVTSVTDVEAQNFNLEKQADHEERYQRSREFMDVVTGLWDSWEDDAFICDKASGHMFDPNKLHILNHKGDYFSVRGPLNVARPKQGYPVIVQAGSSKTGRDFAAQWAEVIFTAQTQMDDATAFYKDIKAQAKAYGRKEHQLHIMPGVTIVVGETDEEANQKFQALQDLIDPVVSLSLLESQLGDIDLSRYDIDGYLPPLPQTEGSTSRQRLIWEKAQRENLTIRELARSIAGSRGHHLLIGSPKTIVDTLQEWFEAGAADGFNIMPPVNPEGLDDIVKLVVPELQRRGLFRTEYHGSTLRDHLGLERPEFASAKKTKENKQYAELSE is encoded by the coding sequence ATGAATACACAAAACAAAAGGACTATGAAATTGGGCTGTTTTATGCCGGCACCAGGGCATCATATCGCGGCGTGGCGTCATCCAAGCTGCCAGCCTGATGGTGGACTAGATATTGAGTACTATTGCTCTCTAGCTCAAAAAGCGGAGGAAGGTCTTTTTGATATGATCTTCTTATCTGATGGAGTTGGTGTTCGAACGCATTACCGAAATAATGACGAGCTCAGTAGACAAGGACGAACAGTCCATTTCGAACCTTTAACGCTACTGTCTGCGATAGCAATGGTCACTCAACGAATCGGGTTGGTTGCTACTGCCTCGACCAGTTACAACGAACCTTTTCACATTGCACGAAAGTACGCGTCATTAGACTACATTAGTCATGGGCGTGCTGGATGGAATGTTGTGACCTCAGTAACTGATGTGGAGGCTCAGAACTTCAATCTTGAAAAGCAAGCTGACCACGAAGAGCGCTATCAACGTTCGAGAGAGTTTATGGATGTCGTAACTGGCCTTTGGGATAGTTGGGAAGATGACGCATTCATTTGCGATAAAGCCAGCGGTCACATGTTCGACCCCAATAAGTTACATATTCTCAACCACAAAGGGGACTATTTCTCTGTTAGAGGGCCACTAAATGTAGCTCGTCCTAAGCAAGGGTATCCGGTCATTGTTCAAGCCGGATCATCAAAAACTGGTCGAGATTTTGCTGCGCAGTGGGCAGAAGTAATTTTTACTGCGCAGACTCAAATGGATGATGCGACCGCTTTTTACAAGGATATAAAGGCTCAAGCTAAAGCTTATGGGCGTAAGGAACATCAGCTTCATATCATGCCTGGTGTAACGATTGTGGTGGGGGAAACAGACGAAGAGGCAAACCAGAAGTTTCAAGCTCTCCAAGATTTAATTGATCCCGTTGTGAGCTTAAGTTTGCTAGAGAGTCAGCTAGGTGATATAGACTTGTCTAGATACGATATTGACGGGTATCTACCGCCGCTGCCCCAGACAGAAGGTAGCACAAGTCGACAACGATTGATTTGGGAAAAAGCGCAGCGAGAAAACCTTACGATCAGAGAGTTAGCTCGTTCAATAGCGGGCTCCCGGGGCCATCATCTACTCATAGGTTCTCCTAAAACGATCGTCGATACTCTGCAGGAATGGTTTGAGGCAGGAGCAGCTGATGGATTCAATATCATGCCTCCAGTGAACCCAGAAGGGCTTGATGACATTGTAAAACTGGTGGTGCCAGAGCTACAGCGTCGTGGTTTGTTCCGAACAGAATATCACGGAAGCACGTTACGTGACCATCTAGGGCTAGAGCGCCCAGAATTTGCTTCCGCTAAGAAAACTAAGGAGAACAAGCAGTATGCAGAGTTGTCTGAATGA
- a CDS encoding ATP-grasp domain-containing protein: MTKINGWVLIIGGKSELVYKAHRLGLQVVRLIDRSPTDVKEIDLAEHVVTADFNDEKMVINIACALNQVFRFKQAISLSEDMLVISAKVREALCLPGVSVEVAMLLKDKALMRAHLAKSNFPSILWKFCTNSDHVIEFIRENRLSKVILKPVCGAGSEGVRVICKGDSVPTVVADILSKGWKEFLVEEFLEGEEISVEAFSFNGKHQILATTKKTITAGCIERGHVLPYQPDGLDDIEAFVMEFLNTVGLKDGPSHTELKLTSTGPQIIESHNRVGGDHINELLNQVYKVDPKEVAISYACGMQETSPFYNPQGYAAIRYAIVPAGKLSSNPKVAISERKSVQLLDSRLVFEVGQIIPPLSDSSARAGFVIAAGDNYEYLDQTMSHWLESVEKAVAEAMES, translated from the coding sequence ATGACTAAAATTAATGGTTGGGTATTGATCATTGGTGGTAAATCTGAGCTCGTATATAAAGCCCATCGACTCGGTTTACAGGTGGTAAGATTAATTGATCGCAGCCCTACAGATGTAAAAGAGATCGATTTAGCAGAGCACGTAGTCACTGCCGACTTCAACGATGAGAAAATGGTAATCAATATAGCCTGTGCGTTAAATCAAGTTTTTCGTTTCAAGCAAGCTATTTCGTTGTCTGAAGACATGTTAGTGATCTCTGCTAAAGTCCGAGAAGCGTTGTGCTTACCGGGAGTTAGTGTCGAGGTCGCAATGCTTCTAAAGGACAAAGCTCTAATGCGAGCTCACTTGGCGAAGAGTAATTTCCCATCCATTCTTTGGAAATTTTGTACTAATTCGGATCACGTTATTGAGTTTATCAGAGAAAACAGACTTAGTAAGGTAATTCTTAAGCCTGTATGTGGTGCCGGAAGCGAAGGTGTGCGCGTCATATGCAAAGGAGACTCAGTACCTACTGTGGTCGCAGACATCCTGAGTAAAGGGTGGAAAGAGTTCCTTGTCGAGGAGTTTCTAGAGGGTGAAGAAATCAGTGTTGAAGCCTTCAGTTTTAATGGCAAGCATCAAATTCTCGCGACAACGAAAAAAACAATTACGGCTGGATGCATTGAACGAGGGCATGTTTTGCCTTATCAGCCAGACGGTCTCGATGACATTGAAGCATTCGTGATGGAGTTTTTAAATACTGTGGGGCTAAAAGACGGCCCTTCACACACTGAGCTCAAACTTACTTCTACAGGTCCTCAAATTATTGAGTCACATAATCGTGTCGGTGGTGATCATATTAATGAGTTACTAAATCAAGTCTATAAAGTTGATCCTAAGGAGGTTGCGATTAGTTATGCTTGTGGAATGCAAGAAACGTCACCTTTTTACAACCCTCAAGGTTACGCCGCAATTAGGTATGCCATTGTTCCAGCTGGGAAGTTATCCTCCAATCCCAAGGTTGCTATTTCGGAGCGTAAAAGCGTCCAGTTGCTGGATAGTCGATTGGTGTTTGAAGTTGGACAGATTATTCCGCCTTTATCCGATTCCAGTGCTAGAGCCGGATTTGTCATAGCCGCGGGTGACAATTATGAGTATTTAGATCAAACGATGAGTCACTGGTTGGAAAGTGTTGAGAAGGCAGTCGCCGAGGCGATGGAATCATGA
- a CDS encoding aconitate hydratase yields the protein MFSSNYLDTFDVGKKRYTFVSVPKFSAYHDVEIDTIPFTIKLFVEYLIRTEQSEAALRLLEQYRSEAQSDIEFTFSPSRLIMQDYTGVPVLVDLASLRTLLSEKGQDPRVITPQLPTTLVIDHSIQAEHFGCHDASQRNYSEEIAKNTERYQFIRWAQDAFDNIEVVPPNRGIVHQINVENKSVLLTEDVKDDGKTIIYPDSVIGSDSHTTMINGIGVLGWGAGGLEVESLMLGIPTSRQMPALIGVQIEGELGTGVSAYDLALYMTNLFRRENLSGSLVEIYGSGVKQLSAFDRCTIANMAPEMGIMCCLFPVDQQTIQHLSLTGKTKHNQELATSYYSHQKMMGAECLDDSAFSHVVKIDLSHVSVSIAGPYLPNNLTSVEQIAHENPISHHSQGKKTILDGHIAIASITSCTTTSNPELMLTAALLAKNAAAKGLKVQPDIKTTFAPGSRSVLHYLTKGQLMEGLEALGFYHVGYGCTTCNGGSGTLTDNVIEAIEQGTDCVAVVSSNRNYTGRIHGKIEKAYLCSPAMTVAYALAGNIGVDVLTESLGKDLNNNDVYLKDIMPTRHQVEALYSSLVTKESFETLLNDNDKEWLSNPKGNEALHHWDIHSTYLQNPSFLTEVSKMGSSPYQNMNVLLNLGDDISTDDISPVAKITTESYAGQYLLEKGESPLSLNSYGARRSNHHVMIRGGFSGPRKINLLGIDLPSGHTLHSQTNEIAPVHQVALDYLSQGQCSVIFAGERYGVGSSRDWAAKVQRCLGVKVVIAASFERIHRANLVAVGILPLILANEDAQYKKLLNGREKITVRIPNQEITSDTVSVEIENLSGSRERLVLSCKVALYSRSEREQFRSGGLLPYALETLAGVSECETEMT from the coding sequence ATGTTTAGTTCAAACTATTTAGATACCTTTGATGTGGGAAAAAAGCGGTACACTTTCGTTTCTGTTCCTAAATTTTCTGCCTACCATGACGTGGAAATAGACACTATTCCCTTTACTATTAAGCTCTTCGTGGAGTACCTCATTCGTACTGAGCAATCTGAGGCTGCGTTACGCTTGTTAGAACAATACCGCTCAGAGGCGCAATCGGATATCGAGTTTACGTTTTCACCGAGTCGTTTGATTATGCAGGACTATACGGGAGTTCCTGTTTTGGTCGATTTGGCATCATTGCGTACATTATTATCTGAGAAGGGACAGGATCCGAGAGTTATTACCCCGCAACTTCCTACCACGCTTGTAATTGATCATTCAATTCAAGCAGAGCATTTCGGATGCCATGACGCTAGTCAGCGCAATTACTCAGAAGAGATCGCGAAGAATACTGAACGTTATCAATTTATACGTTGGGCTCAAGATGCGTTTGACAACATCGAAGTAGTTCCACCAAACCGCGGAATTGTGCATCAGATCAATGTAGAAAATAAGTCGGTACTTTTGACTGAAGACGTGAAAGATGATGGGAAGACAATCATCTACCCGGATTCAGTGATTGGCTCTGATAGTCACACAACAATGATCAATGGTATTGGCGTATTAGGTTGGGGAGCTGGAGGCCTAGAGGTAGAGTCTTTGATGTTAGGAATTCCCACCTCTCGACAAATGCCAGCACTAATAGGTGTTCAGATTGAAGGGGAACTTGGCACAGGAGTCTCCGCTTATGACTTAGCCTTGTACATGACAAATCTTTTTCGTCGCGAAAACCTGTCGGGTAGCTTAGTCGAAATTTATGGAAGTGGTGTTAAACAATTAAGTGCATTCGATCGATGTACTATCGCAAACATGGCTCCCGAAATGGGCATTATGTGTTGTTTATTTCCCGTCGATCAACAAACGATCCAGCACCTTTCTCTGACCGGGAAAACTAAACATAATCAAGAACTTGCAACTAGCTATTATTCACATCAGAAGATGATGGGAGCGGAGTGTTTAGACGACAGTGCGTTTTCACATGTTGTGAAGATCGATTTAAGTCACGTGTCAGTCAGTATTGCAGGACCGTATTTACCTAACAATCTGACGAGTGTTGAACAAATTGCGCATGAGAACCCTATCTCACACCACTCTCAAGGTAAAAAGACAATTCTAGATGGCCATATCGCCATCGCTTCAATAACTTCTTGTACCACAACATCAAATCCTGAGCTAATGCTAACCGCTGCATTGCTTGCAAAGAATGCTGCTGCTAAAGGTCTGAAGGTACAGCCTGATATTAAGACCACGTTTGCACCTGGGTCACGTTCAGTTTTGCATTATCTGACCAAAGGTCAGTTGATGGAGGGGCTAGAGGCTCTCGGGTTTTATCATGTTGGCTATGGGTGTACTACTTGCAATGGGGGGAGCGGCACATTAACGGACAATGTGATTGAGGCCATTGAGCAGGGAACAGATTGCGTAGCAGTGGTTAGTAGCAATCGCAATTATACTGGGCGAATTCACGGAAAAATAGAGAAAGCGTACCTTTGCTCACCGGCGATGACTGTGGCATATGCACTCGCCGGGAATATTGGAGTAGATGTTTTAACTGAAAGCTTGGGAAAAGACTTAAATAATAATGACGTCTACTTGAAGGACATCATGCCAACAAGACATCAGGTCGAAGCACTGTATAGCTCGTTGGTCACAAAAGAGTCGTTTGAGACACTTTTAAATGACAATGATAAAGAATGGTTGAGTAACCCCAAAGGAAATGAAGCATTGCATCATTGGGATATTCATTCGACGTACTTGCAGAATCCCAGTTTTCTAACGGAAGTCTCGAAAATGGGCAGTTCTCCCTATCAGAATATGAATGTCCTGCTTAATCTGGGCGATGACATATCAACGGACGATATTTCACCTGTAGCCAAAATTACTACTGAATCTTATGCGGGACAGTATCTGTTGGAGAAAGGTGAGTCACCATTGAGCCTCAACTCCTATGGAGCTCGTCGCTCCAATCATCATGTCATGATCAGAGGAGGCTTCTCGGGACCACGCAAGATCAATTTACTAGGAATCGATCTGCCTTCTGGTCATACCTTACATAGCCAAACCAACGAAATAGCGCCAGTTCACCAAGTAGCGTTGGATTATCTATCCCAAGGACAATGCTCAGTTATTTTTGCCGGAGAACGCTATGGTGTTGGTTCATCACGAGACTGGGCCGCAAAGGTGCAACGTTGTTTAGGCGTGAAAGTCGTCATTGCAGCAAGTTTCGAACGCATCCATAGAGCCAACTTAGTTGCGGTTGGTATTTTGCCACTTATCCTCGCAAACGAAGATGCACAGTACAAGAAGCTGTTGAATGGCAGAGAAAAAATCACTGTTCGCATCCCTAATCAAGAAATAACTTCAGATACAGTGTCTGTTGAGATCGAGAACCTATCAGGATCACGTGAGCGATTGGTACTCTCATGTAAAGTCGCGCTCTATTCACGCTCTGAGCGCGAACAGTTTCGTAGCGGTGGATTGTTGCCTTATGCATTAGAGACATTAGCAGGTGTTTCCGAATGTGAAACGGAAATGACTTAG
- a CDS encoding citrate/2-methylcitrate synthase, whose protein sequence is MIKDKLIVQLFAETFKISEASVSNKLHYQQNEAWDSMAHVELLLRLEREFGRKITTEEASRLTTYQAVKDWIHGVPDGQMKAGSPKSKKDVDYIDISRGLNGVYFDESGICRIDGQHGLLGYRGYSLEDLAEYCSYEQVAYLLIYERLPTAEELKIFCLKIQNFRVLPEEILTLIESLKLCHPTYVLRTVLSAIGAFYEKPKTQDQEIVKNELIRIIAQIQSIIVCHWLCVNNITIQPSYLKGNFCELLLSHFYQGEQQELAVSLLNADLVVHSEHGSNASTFATRVACGAQSDLHSIFTSAISVFNGDLHGGAIERVIEMITEIGHPDNVASYLEQRRASNLPIMGFGHRVYRTHDPRKRKLEQMTYLAAISNKDMLGYEIIQALEKEMLPYHKHGISGNVDLYAGLLYQQLNIPKEYSVPIFIASRSAGWAAHILEQQSNNILIRPRLHYNGPEIKRFTREERESTYV, encoded by the coding sequence ATGATAAAAGATAAGCTCATTGTTCAGTTGTTTGCTGAAACGTTTAAAATTTCGGAAGCGTCAGTAAGCAACAAGTTGCATTATCAGCAAAATGAAGCTTGGGATTCAATGGCTCATGTAGAGTTGCTTCTACGTCTAGAGCGAGAGTTCGGGCGTAAGATCACCACAGAAGAGGCATCTAGATTAACAACATATCAAGCAGTCAAAGACTGGATACACGGGGTACCCGATGGTCAAATGAAAGCTGGCAGCCCTAAATCAAAAAAAGATGTGGATTATATTGATATTAGTCGAGGACTCAATGGGGTTTACTTTGATGAGTCTGGAATATGTCGAATAGATGGTCAACATGGTCTTTTAGGTTATCGTGGCTATTCCCTTGAGGATCTAGCTGAGTACTGTTCTTATGAACAAGTTGCTTATTTATTGATATATGAGCGGCTACCTACGGCAGAAGAACTGAAGATTTTTTGCTTAAAAATTCAAAATTTTCGTGTGCTGCCCGAAGAAATTCTTACATTAATCGAGTCGTTGAAATTGTGTCATCCGACTTATGTTCTACGGACGGTGTTGTCAGCGATAGGGGCGTTTTACGAAAAGCCTAAAACCCAAGATCAAGAGATTGTTAAAAACGAACTCATTCGCATCATCGCACAAATCCAATCGATAATTGTTTGTCACTGGCTATGTGTAAATAACATCACTATTCAGCCTAGCTATTTGAAAGGGAATTTTTGTGAGCTGTTGCTCAGCCATTTTTATCAAGGAGAGCAGCAGGAGTTGGCGGTCAGTTTACTTAATGCTGACTTAGTCGTTCACTCAGAACATGGCTCTAATGCTTCGACATTTGCTACACGTGTTGCTTGTGGGGCGCAATCCGACCTCCACAGTATTTTTACGAGTGCCATCTCAGTGTTTAACGGCGACCTACATGGCGGGGCCATCGAACGTGTGATAGAGATGATCACTGAAATTGGTCATCCAGATAATGTCGCCAGCTACCTTGAACAAAGGCGAGCGAGTAACCTACCTATCATGGGTTTTGGTCATCGCGTTTATCGTACACACGATCCTAGAAAGCGCAAATTAGAACAAATGACTTATCTAGCAGCAATCTCAAACAAGGATATGCTTGGCTATGAGATCATCCAAGCACTTGAAAAGGAGATGTTGCCTTACCATAAGCATGGTATCAGTGGGAATGTCGACCTCTACGCAGGGTTATTGTATCAGCAGTTGAATATCCCCAAAGAGTACTCCGTCCCGATTTTTATTGCTTCTCGCTCTGCGGGGTGGGCTGCCCATATTCTCGAGCAACAGAGCAATAATATTTTGATTCGTCCAAGGCTTCATTACAACGGACCTGAGATCAAACGATTCACCAGAGAAGAAAGAGAATCGACGTATGTTTAG
- a CDS encoding MFS transporter translates to MTLTRDAKLLLLASIISNVGNGIYTLAVGKLLYDQTGSALSFGIVIAFEYLMIFLSNFLAGPIVDRYANSRMLTLVDGCRAAFILALCLLVQDELPLVLVTLISFVIFIGKPFYRAAFFSIEPLVVPSEQLGKYHGFASSAFQTGQFIGIVLAGVLLTYFDPLLCLVLNGVSFAFSALIFCSISQVGETNCEVAQSQHWDNRLIADWRDAVKTLNSVPGLTLTIFASVGDYVLPSMINALLVVFVAQYFNGEAAALSLLDGAFALGALSAGLLAGHVVDRLGRSRSAGMGLFGQGLGFASIAFMAIPSNIVGMMFAIGAFNTISYTSLITHLQQNTDKSIRGRVSLFRNLFAVCVAGVTIPLLTYLSQSSLSWALLFAALVSCIFAVIAVLAVKKWNVELSYQS, encoded by the coding sequence ATGACCTTGACACGGGATGCGAAGCTGCTGTTGTTAGCCTCTATCATTTCGAATGTAGGCAATGGAATATATACACTCGCAGTCGGAAAGTTGCTTTATGATCAAACGGGGTCTGCGTTGTCATTCGGCATCGTGATAGCGTTCGAGTATTTGATGATTTTCCTTTCAAACTTTTTGGCTGGTCCTATTGTGGACCGCTACGCCAATAGTCGTATGCTAACTCTGGTCGATGGCTGTCGAGCCGCGTTTATTTTGGCTTTGTGTTTATTGGTTCAGGACGAGTTACCCTTGGTTCTTGTGACGTTAATTAGTTTCGTCATCTTTATTGGAAAACCATTTTACCGAGCTGCTTTTTTCTCAATTGAGCCTTTGGTTGTACCAAGTGAGCAACTGGGGAAATATCATGGCTTTGCTTCGAGTGCGTTTCAGACCGGACAATTTATTGGGATCGTTTTGGCTGGCGTCCTACTAACATATTTTGACCCACTACTTTGTCTCGTGCTCAACGGTGTCTCGTTTGCATTTTCTGCTTTGATTTTCTGTTCAATAAGCCAAGTTGGCGAAACCAATTGTGAGGTTGCTCAGAGTCAACATTGGGATAATCGTTTAATTGCCGATTGGCGAGATGCGGTCAAGACACTGAATTCTGTTCCTGGTTTGACACTCACCATCTTCGCCTCAGTTGGGGACTATGTTTTACCCAGTATGATCAATGCGTTGTTAGTAGTGTTTGTTGCTCAATACTTTAACGGGGAAGCAGCTGCTCTCTCGTTGTTGGATGGAGCATTCGCCCTAGGCGCGCTGTCAGCGGGGTTGCTGGCGGGACATGTTGTTGATCGCCTGGGGCGTAGTAGATCCGCTGGAATGGGCTTGTTTGGTCAGGGGCTCGGTTTTGCAAGTATTGCGTTTATGGCCATTCCTTCCAACATAGTCGGAATGATGTTTGCCATCGGCGCGTTTAACACCATATCTTACACTTCGCTGATCACGCATTTACAACAAAACACGGATAAATCCATTCGAGGTAGGGTGAGTCTTTTTCGTAATTTGTTTGCCGTTTGTGTGGCAGGGGTGACGATACCTTTGCTCACTTATCTTTCTCAGTCTTCGCTGTCTTGGGCGCTACTATTTGCTGCATTGGTTAGTTGTATTTTTGCTGTTATTGCCGTCTTAGCGGTCAAGAAATGGAATGTTGAATTGAGTTACCAAAGCTAA
- a CDS encoding DUF6025 family protein, producing the protein MQSCLNEESALLKALGLIGHESWQLDPEQLESLMSGEKHYAFLHLGYAKTPMSKVLESISSSSISPPRSGHMGNWGDIVVGRSGAMDFNYFICLGGYGHPSIFCFNQTETKALDGGDTVYVPGSLVKQGKQSMLELYAWDGQQFALCDRTSPRFVPFLKAKSEQGLKPLTSLLTHQLREQLGTFELEVDLLAKHRERLSAWIEALIRAALTSNNPARLLQDLVGHAATLSGDIERAKFSLEGNSIVMNGIEYSPEDFADLIWAPIIAVNEPQHFFSNMEKWPVKLPIISHLLVAVFSALCRSHFVCNTNRGDFGPTIHFHWGARAMGGFPPARKGYFAEKSTAKSLRHIMAIIDDVSAEPISLVYVVMPAPVFMLCPTNLKSNDAQVLEGLFSHIFANFDPLECSESLGKKLNALVHEWLQRNGQDLSSYFTRRFNGWPGLLDVDSADLDVSDHLLSKAWQALTIEQLCIVVGTFHEYYGRNDD; encoded by the coding sequence ATGCAGAGTTGTCTGAATGAAGAAAGTGCTCTGCTTAAAGCACTCGGTTTAATCGGTCATGAGTCTTGGCAACTTGATCCAGAGCAGTTAGAGAGTTTGATGTCTGGAGAGAAGCATTATGCGTTTCTTCACCTTGGCTACGCGAAAACACCTATGTCGAAGGTACTTGAATCTATTTCATCCTCTTCAATTTCTCCACCGCGTAGCGGTCACATGGGAAACTGGGGTGATATTGTGGTGGGTCGTTCGGGGGCGATGGATTTCAATTATTTCATTTGCCTCGGAGGCTATGGTCACCCCTCCATCTTCTGCTTTAATCAAACTGAGACTAAAGCACTTGACGGAGGTGATACTGTATATGTTCCCGGCTCTCTGGTGAAGCAAGGGAAACAATCAATGCTAGAACTGTATGCGTGGGATGGTCAGCAGTTCGCTTTGTGCGATAGAACTTCACCTCGATTTGTTCCTTTTCTGAAAGCAAAAAGCGAACAAGGTCTCAAACCGTTAACAAGTCTTCTGACGCACCAATTACGCGAGCAATTGGGAACATTCGAACTTGAAGTAGACTTGTTAGCAAAGCACCGGGAAAGGCTATCCGCGTGGATTGAGGCTCTTATTCGTGCCGCTTTAACCAGTAACAATCCCGCTAGGTTGCTACAAGATTTGGTCGGACATGCGGCAACGCTGTCAGGAGATATAGAGCGTGCTAAGTTTTCGTTAGAGGGCAATAGTATCGTCATGAATGGGATAGAATACAGCCCAGAAGACTTTGCGGATCTAATTTGGGCGCCTATCATTGCTGTAAATGAGCCTCAGCATTTTTTCAGCAATATGGAAAAATGGCCAGTGAAGCTGCCAATTATATCTCATTTACTTGTTGCTGTTTTTTCGGCGTTGTGTCGAAGCCACTTTGTGTGTAATACAAATAGAGGTGATTTTGGCCCTACCATTCACTTTCATTGGGGGGCTAGGGCCATGGGGGGGTTCCCTCCTGCCAGAAAAGGTTATTTTGCTGAAAAATCGACGGCTAAATCGCTCCGCCACATTATGGCAATCATCGATGATGTGTCTGCCGAGCCAATAAGCCTAGTATATGTTGTTATGCCGGCTCCTGTGTTTATGCTTTGCCCGACCAATTTGAAGTCAAATGATGCACAGGTCTTAGAAGGCTTATTTAGTCATATTTTTGCCAACTTTGATCCCTTAGAGTGTTCAGAATCGTTAGGTAAAAAACTGAATGCGTTAGTGCACGAATGGTTGCAGCGAAATGGTCAGGATCTATCGAGCTATTTTACGCGTCGATTTAATGGTTGGCCGGGATTGCTAGATGTTGATTCAGCAGATTTAGATGTGAGTGATCATTTATTGTCTAAAGCCTGGCAAGCCCTAACCATTGAGCAATTATGTATTGTTGTTGGCACCTTTCATGAATACTACGGGAGAAATGATGACTAA
- a CDS encoding ATP-grasp domain-containing protein yields MKHVLLVGGSRHLAPVLKKLGCQITLLIPTNKLKRALEVDVYDKVIALPKETDYDHWLTIVSSLHQLNPIESIAFFNEPMEPLAAFIAEKLALPGHTRQVIELTHDKKKMRAYLAEKGLDDTPSRLIPVSDMSGAEEFCRQTGYPVIVKPLNGRGSMAVSKVLGANELASAIEKVNQSGSDTVLMERFLEGNEWSVECFSEHGQHKLIAITEKFKDLNNIETGHCLPAELSSEKEAEIKAFVFQCLDAIGLKNGPSHTELFTTPEGPRIVETHARLAGDRIPDLVKYLTDVDLEALWVEQTCGKEVLSRVPELRSSSHQTCASIRYYTPVIEAIFNQVKGVETIEQDEHVKHVEVLQTPGFKFGGIQDSFDRGASVVAVGKTCRDAVDKAQKSLDSLVWEFES; encoded by the coding sequence ATGAAACACGTACTACTTGTTGGTGGTTCGCGCCACTTAGCGCCAGTGCTAAAAAAGCTGGGTTGTCAAATCACTTTACTGATCCCGACAAATAAACTGAAAAGAGCATTAGAAGTTGACGTATACGATAAGGTCATTGCGCTACCGAAGGAAACGGATTATGACCATTGGTTAACGATAGTTTCTTCACTTCATCAGCTCAACCCTATAGAAAGTATCGCGTTTTTTAATGAACCGATGGAGCCGTTAGCGGCGTTTATCGCCGAAAAGCTGGCCTTGCCTGGTCACACTCGTCAAGTTATAGAACTGACCCATGACAAGAAGAAAATGCGTGCGTATTTAGCCGAGAAGGGCTTGGATGACACGCCTTCTCGCCTTATCCCGGTTAGTGATATGAGCGGCGCAGAGGAGTTCTGTAGACAAACCGGCTATCCCGTCATTGTGAAGCCGTTGAATGGAAGGGGCAGCATGGCCGTTTCGAAAGTCCTCGGGGCTAATGAGCTTGCGAGTGCAATCGAGAAAGTTAATCAATCTGGTAGTGATACCGTGCTAATGGAGCGTTTTTTAGAGGGAAATGAATGGAGTGTCGAATGTTTCAGTGAACATGGCCAGCACAAGCTGATTGCCATCACCGAAAAATTTAAAGATCTAAACAATATTGAAACGGGCCATTGCCTGCCTGCCGAATTATCCAGCGAGAAAGAAGCGGAGATCAAAGCGTTTGTCTTCCAATGTTTAGATGCAATTGGGCTAAAGAATGGTCCCAGCCATACGGAACTGTTTACTACACCTGAAGGCCCAAGGATTGTTGAAACTCATGCAAGATTGGCCGGTGATCGCATACCCGATCTTGTGAAATATCTAACTGACGTTGATTTGGAAGCTTTGTGGGTTGAACAGACGTGTGGTAAGGAAGTCTTAAGTCGTGTTCCCGAGCTTAGGTCTAGTTCACACCAGACATGCGCTTCAATTCGGTATTATACGCCTGTAATTGAGGCAATATTCAACCAAGTTAAAGGGGTTGAAACTATCGAACAGGATGAGCATGTGAAGCACGTAGAGGTACTGCAGACACCGGGGTTTAAGTTTGGCGGTATCCAGGATTCTTTTGACCGTGGAGCATCGGTTGTAGCTGTGGGTAAAACTTGCCGTGATGCTGTTGACAAAGCGCAGAAGAGTCTTGATTCCCTGGTGTGGGAATTCGAGTCATGA